Sequence from the Xenorhabdus nematophila ATCC 19061 genome:
CAGCGGGTAAAGGTTGTATCCAGACGCTGCCTGTCTTGATCAAAAAATCTCATTCCATCCCAACGCTCAGAAGGGATTTCTTCAATGCAATCTTTCCCGTCACACAGATTCTGCCAAAATTCATCCAACGAATCAGCTTGAGGAAAACGTCCACTTAATCCGATAATCGCAATATCCTGTGAAGCAGAAAGCGGTTTTTTCTCTTCTGCTGTTATTGCGTTGCTCGCCTGATGTTCAACGGGTTGTTTATTTGCCTCCGCAGCAATATTTTTCTTATCGCCCGGAAGTGAGCCATATTCTTCAACAATCGCTGACGCCAACTCAGCAATAGTATTGTTTTCAAACAATAGCGTTTTTGAAATTTTACCGAAGGCCTTCTCAAGTTGATCGCTGATTTGGATCACGATTAAAGAATCGATACCTAATGCGTCAAATTCGTCATTTTCAGTAAAAGTACCGAGAACCCGCCGGGTTTCTTTGGCAAATAACGCCATGAGGTAACGTTTCATCTCTTCTGTGGCGCCAGATACAGGGTCAGGCTTATCCGTAAGTAATGAGGGGTTTGTATCCTGTTGTTTTGCCGGTTCAACTTGCTGAAATTCCGCCCGTTCCAATGAAAAGGATTGCCTCAGTTTTTCTTCTTCTCCCTGCAATATTGCAACACTACTTTCCGTATTTGTTGCCAGCAAAGTGGACAGTATCGCCATGCCGGTTTCGCTTTCCAGGGGTTTCATACCCAGCTGTGACAATATGATTTGTTCTTCCTCAGCTAAGCGCATTCCTCCATCACGCCACCAAGGCCAGGATACTGCAAGGCTCTTTCCCGGTGCGCCTTCTGTCATTCGCTGCTCACAGAAGCCGTTTAAAAATCCGTTTGCGAACGCATAATCACTTTGGCCTGCATTACCAAATGTTGCAGAGACAGAGGAAAAACAACAGAATAGTTCCAAATTTGCCTTTCGTGTTACCCGATCTAACACATGAGCACCGAGAACTTTGCTCTGAATAAGGTCATACGCCCCATCCAGTGGTTTGCGAACCAAATAACTATCCTGTAATGTGCCAGCCAGATGAAAAACACCTTTCAATCGAGATAAATACGGCAGCAATTCTGTTGCTACTGCGATTTCATCAGTAATATCGACCGATAAATATCGCCAATGAGAATGATGTTCTTCAGCAAGCGATGTCATCTCATCAATAATCTCAACGGCATCGGCGGGTGATTGTCTACCCAGTACAATCACTTCAGTATCAGGCTGACATAACAACTGACGTGCGAGGATCTGCCCCAACCCTCCCAATCCTCCCGTGATGACATAGCATCCTGATAGAGAAAAACCAAACTCAGGCAGTAACGGTAACTGTTGTGTAACCAGTCGGTTACGCCACCAACCATGATGACTGTCTACATATAATAACGGTTCCTGACTGCCACTCGCCGCTAGCCAAATATCTGTAATGTGAATGGGTACATCGCACACACAGATTGTAATATGCAAAGATCGTTTTTCTTTATTGAGTGTTTTGGCTAATGAAGCCACCGCTCCGGCAAGAGCTTTTTGTTCTGAAAGAAGAGGAATGAGTAGATGTAACGAGGTTTTCCCCAACGATTTTAACAAGGCTTGCAGCATTGGAAACAGCAATTTCACTGCTGCCATGGCTTCACAGCCGATCAAGCGTAAATCGACAAGATGGATGCCTTCATCTGATGCATTTTCCTGTAGCAAGCGTTGCCAGTGTTCAGGCTGGTTAAAATCGCACAATGTACCCACACCATCGGGTTGTGCCTGATACCAGGTTGCCTTACATTTTTCTGCGATTTTCAGCGGCAAGGAATGGACATTATGCAGACAAATTAACCCTGAATGTTTTCCGACAAGGCTGATATCATATTTTTCCTTCTGTGCGTGAATTTGTAAAATTCCCTCATCCGGCACAGGATTTTTACTTTTAATCTGCCGCTGAGTAAATCCGCGTATCACTGCAACAGATTGGTTCTCTTCATCAGAGACAACAATATCGTAATGGCGTCCAGCCTGAGTCGTGGCATGTTGCTGCGTGAGTACCTGCAAAGAGTCGGCGGGTTGATAAAGCGTTATGGAATCAATGCTGAAAGGAATAAATACGCCTTGAGCCAGTTCATTCTCATTTAATGTGCCAATAACCGTTTGTAATAAGGCATCCAGTGTATAGGGGGTCCATTGGGTAGCTCCGGGCAATTCACCCCGGATATAACTTAATGACTCATGGTTACCCTTATGCAATGAAGTAATCTGTTGAAAATACTTGCCATACTCAATGCCAAACCGAGAAAAAAGTGTATAAATTTCTTGTCCTGACAACTTTTGATCACAACGCTGTGTTATTGCCGACCAGTCAGGTAACAAAAATGCCGTTTCTTTATCACCCTCAACCGGTATCCGTTCTAAATAACAGCGGCAGCATAGCGTTTGATCATGATAGACTTCCGCCTGATAGTGGCCATTTTGTTGTAAAACCAAGGTCACCCGCAAAGTGAGATCATTATCCCCCCATAACGGTGACATAAACAAAATGTTACGCAGATTAAACGGATACGACAGGCGTTCTTCTGCCAGCCTATGGATATAATATAAATAAGCCATGGCCGGCAACAATGTTCTTCCCCCTACCCGATGCTGCATCAGTAAGGTATCGTTTATTGCCAATGTATAATTTTGGCTTATCGGTGTTTCATCCTGTACAGCAACGGGGTCAGATAAATCAGGTAAAATAGTCTCTGAGTCGCTCTGTACTGGTAAAGGCCACTCCACCGGAGCAAAAGGATATCCCGGTAACGTAATATGCTGGCCACCTGTTTCGGGCATGTGCTCCCAGTCGATATCAAAACCTGAACACCACACCTTAGCGAGTTCTTCCCAACGCCCTTGTTGCCAATAACTTTGCTGTTGTGCCACTGTCAGCTTCATGGACAGGCTTGACGTAAAATCAGCAGAATGCCAAATATTTTTCAGGACGTTATGCTGGAGATAATGGCTCATGTTTATACACAGTTCTTTTAATCCTGAAGCCACGAAAATAATCCGGTGTTCAAAAGCCGCACGCCCATGCTGGAGAGAGTAGGCAATATCGACACAACGTAAATCTGAACGGCGTACAAATACCAGGAATTGCTCAAGAAGTTGTGTGAGTTGTTGTTCATTTCTGGCACTGAAAGGAAATAAAAGCTGAGTCACAGAAGCACTTGGTAGGCGCTGCCGCTTGGGTGGCTCTTCCAGAATGACATGGGCATTAGTACCACCGATCCCAAATGAACTAATACCCAGACGACGAACGTCTTTTTCATCCAATTGCCATGGCTGGCCTGATTCTGATATGGCAAAAGGTGTTACTGACAAGTCGATATTCTGATTAACGGTGCCAACATTGATCTGCGGCGGGATGGTTTTATGCTTCAGCATCAGTGCACCTTTGAGCAATCCCGCCATTCCGGCAGCTGTATTGCAGTGACCAATATTCGCTTTCACGGCTCCCAGATAAATTTTCTGATTCTTGGTATGGGAAAAGACACTGTTCAGGCCAGCTATTTCTATCGGATCTCCCATTTTAGTGCCCGTACCATGGGTTTCAATATAACCAATATCCTCTGCTGTAAGCCCTGCAACAGCTAATGCTTCTTCGATAACATTGCGCTGCCCGACTGCGGATGGTGCGTAATAATCGTTCTTGTGAGAACCATCATTATTGACCGCAGAACCACAGATAACTGCATAAATCATATCGTTATCTTGTATGGCATCATCAAGACGTTTCAATACAACCCAGCCCATGCCATGCCCAAAAATTGTGCCATCAGCAGCATCAGAAAATGGGCGGCACACCCCCTCCTGACTGAGAATCAAATCGCGGCTAAAGATATATCCGGCAGCAGGAAAATGTAAGGAAGCCGCACCAACTAAGGCCATATCACTTTCTTCATTAATCAAACTTTCACATGCCAGATGGGTTGCTACCAGTGAGCTGGAGCATGCGGTCTGAACCGACAGACTGGGACCTGTAAATCCCAGTTTGTAACTGACACGTGTTGCAGCAAAGTCTTTATCATTGCCTGTAAAACGGAAAAAACCGGGTGCATCGAGATCGGCCAGTGTTACAGGTGTATACAATGTGTTTTGCCCGACAGATACGTATACACTCACCAGGTAGTCACATCGTTCAGGGACATACCCTGCATCTTCCATGGCATGCCAGGCGCCTTCAAGCAACAGGCGTTGTTGTGGATCAAGCAGTTCAGCATGCAGTGGGCTAAAACCGAAAAACTCATTATCAAATTGGGTCGCACCTTCGATGACTGAGCCGACCGGGACAAACTGAGGATTTTCTAATCTCTGTCTGGTGTGACCCATTGCTGACATTTCCTCAGCTGAATAACGACGAACAATGCTGTGCCCATCTTTGAGCATTGCCCAAAAATCCTCACCATTACGAGCAGTACCATAACGGCAAGACAAACCAATAATCGCTATTTTGTTATTCAACATCAGAAACTCCCATTTTATTATTTTGTGCCAGACGC
This genomic interval carries:
- a CDS encoding beta-ketoacyl synthase N-terminal-like domain-containing protein, which encodes MLNNKIAIIGLSCRYGTARNGEDFWAMLKDGHSIVRRYSAEEMSAMGHTRQRLENPQFVPVGSVIEGATQFDNEFFGFSPLHAELLDPQQRLLLEGAWHAMEDAGYVPERCDYLVSVYVSVGQNTLYTPVTLADLDAPGFFRFTGNDKDFAATRVSYKLGFTGPSLSVQTACSSSLVATHLACESLINEESDMALVGAASLHFPAAGYIFSRDLILSQEGVCRPFSDAADGTIFGHGMGWVVLKRLDDAIQDNDMIYAVICGSAVNNDGSHKNDYYAPSAVGQRNVIEEALAVAGLTAEDIGYIETHGTGTKMGDPIEIAGLNSVFSHTKNQKIYLGAVKANIGHCNTAAGMAGLLKGALMLKHKTIPPQINVGTVNQNIDLSVTPFAISESGQPWQLDEKDVRRLGISSFGIGGTNAHVILEEPPKRQRLPSASVTQLLFPFSARNEQQLTQLLEQFLVFVRRSDLRCVDIAYSLQHGRAAFEHRIIFVASGLKELCINMSHYLQHNVLKNIWHSADFTSSLSMKLTVAQQQSYWQQGRWEELAKVWCSGFDIDWEHMPETGGQHITLPGYPFAPVEWPLPVQSDSETILPDLSDPVAVQDETPISQNYTLAINDTLLMQHRVGGRTLLPAMAYLYYIHRLAEERLSYPFNLRNILFMSPLWGDNDLTLRVTLVLQQNGHYQAEVYHDQTLCCRCYLERIPVEGDKETAFLLPDWSAITQRCDQKLSGQEIYTLFSRFGIEYGKYFQQITSLHKGNHESLSYIRGELPGATQWTPYTLDALLQTVIGTLNENELAQGVFIPFSIDSITLYQPADSLQVLTQQHATTQAGRHYDIVVSDEENQSVAVIRGFTQRQIKSKNPVPDEGILQIHAQKEKYDISLVGKHSGLICLHNVHSLPLKIAEKCKATWYQAQPDGVGTLCDFNQPEHWQRLLQENASDEGIHLVDLRLIGCEAMAAVKLLFPMLQALLKSLGKTSLHLLIPLLSEQKALAGAVASLAKTLNKEKRSLHITICVCDVPIHITDIWLAASGSQEPLLYVDSHHGWWRNRLVTQQLPLLPEFGFSLSGCYVITGGLGGLGQILARQLLCQPDTEVIVLGRQSPADAVEIIDEMTSLAEEHHSHWRYLSVDITDEIAVATELLPYLSRLKGVFHLAGTLQDSYLVRKPLDGAYDLIQSKVLGAHVLDRVTRKANLELFCCFSSVSATFGNAGQSDYAFANGFLNGFCEQRMTEGAPGKSLAVSWPWWRDGGMRLAEEEQIILSQLGMKPLESETGMAILSTLLATNTESSVAILQGEEEKLRQSFSLERAEFQQVEPAKQQDTNPSLLTDKPDPVSGATEEMKRYLMALFAKETRRVLGTFTENDEFDALGIDSLIVIQISDQLEKAFGKISKTLLFENNTIAELASAIVEEYGSLPGDKKNIAAEANKQPVEHQASNAITAEEKKPLSASQDIAIIGLSGRFPQADSLDEFWQNLCDGKDCIEEIPSERWDGMRFFDQDRQRLDTTFTRWGGFLRNVTHFDAQAFNISPREASIIDPQARLFLETTWHTIEDAGYSPKNLINGTEADRDIGVFVGVMYGEYQLHESEERLRGMPILANSSYWSIANRVSYFFDFQGPSMAIDTACSSSLTALHVACESLLNGSCQVAIAGGVNVSIHPNKYFMLAQGRFASGDGRCRSFGEGGDGYVAGEGVGAVLLKPLDAAIRDGDHIYAVIKGSAVNHGGKTNGYTVPNPRAQANLITRALNRAKINPADVQYIEAHGTGTALGDPIEIRGLQSAFSRFTLPQDYRCPIGSVKSNVGHLESAAGIVALAKVLLQMKHQQLVPSLHATPPNPAIDFATSPFQVQTTNKSWPSHPKRPRYAIISSFGAGGANAHVVLSDYIAGAERVDTRIKSPLPVMLSAKTPDALQKLLRQWEKQVEYHHPLADIAWTAAVSRSDFACRIAIVAENTEQLLTLIKRAAEGQEDDAIIRKEGTFHQWSAMEWHNLLHSWLQGEQVDWFEQHHIFERGKRLSLPLYPFERQRYWYDTQIRYLEKSGFFSRELPGVGSEYRSFEQHSVQSLAGSAVDQPVLSAITESVNYSEHSLQEDPIMNSSYKVRLRPLTSGSPVAHGTVSMTISETASNVIHQQEITDSEIISFVVNSVANVLFLPEETINVTRSFADLGLDSILGVELINILNKQYHLSLKATELWQFSTPLSLGNHITSLLTADVPTETRIKTIPRVSTSNQLAEKQSIEAFLGQALADVLFIDAEKIMPEMTFSDLGLDSILGVEFINMINKHYQFSEKATLLYEHQNVHTLANWILDKQSGTKMSVPELNHPIDIDAILAEVKSGKLTIEEATHYLTQ